The Citrifermentans bemidjiense Bem genome window below encodes:
- the rimO gene encoding 30S ribosomal protein S12 methylthiotransferase RimO, with protein MSEKTKEKVSLVSLGCPKNLVDAEVMLGYLSQDEYEVTTDETQADIIVVNTCSFIKEAKQESIDTILDLADRKHDARCKLLIVTGCLPQRYQQELAKELPEVDIFIGTGDYPRIAEIIAEKKQTEEQLCYTGDPNFVYNDEVPRLQSSPHYTAYLKIAEGCSNNCSYCVIPSLRGGHRSRPLATLLAEAKALVEGGVKELNLIAQDITAYGRDLEGKPSLELLIKELVKMEKLKWIRLLYAYPDGVTDSLIQLIKEEPKVCKYLDLPIQHISDPVLSNMKRRSGEAEIRTLISKLRREIPDIAIRTSLIVGFPGETTDDFKKLLQFVEQTRFDRLGVFCYSREDGTPAAEMPDQVSERIKRERHKKLMRTQARVSFKHNRTLVDSEEDVLVEGYSEETELLLKGRSSRQAPDVDGLVYITAGNANVGDIVRLKITDSSDYDLIGEIVD; from the coding sequence TTGAGCGAGAAGACTAAGGAAAAAGTGAGCCTGGTGAGCCTGGGCTGCCCGAAGAACCTGGTGGATGCCGAGGTGATGCTCGGCTACCTGTCGCAGGACGAGTACGAGGTTACCACCGACGAGACCCAGGCGGATATCATCGTGGTCAACACCTGCTCCTTCATAAAAGAGGCGAAACAGGAGAGCATCGACACCATCCTGGACCTGGCCGACAGGAAGCATGACGCACGCTGCAAGCTGCTCATCGTCACCGGCTGCCTCCCCCAGCGCTACCAGCAGGAACTCGCCAAGGAGCTCCCCGAGGTCGACATCTTCATCGGTACCGGCGACTACCCGCGCATCGCGGAGATCATCGCCGAGAAGAAGCAGACCGAGGAGCAGCTCTGCTACACCGGGGATCCCAACTTCGTCTACAACGACGAGGTCCCGCGGCTTCAGTCGTCGCCGCACTACACGGCCTATCTGAAGATAGCCGAGGGATGCTCCAACAACTGCTCTTACTGCGTCATCCCGTCTCTGCGCGGCGGCCACCGCTCGCGCCCGCTGGCGACGCTTCTGGCCGAGGCGAAGGCGCTGGTCGAGGGAGGGGTCAAGGAGCTGAACCTGATCGCCCAGGACATCACCGCCTACGGCCGCGACCTGGAGGGAAAACCGAGCCTGGAGCTTCTGATCAAGGAACTGGTCAAGATGGAGAAGCTCAAGTGGATCAGGCTTTTGTACGCCTATCCCGACGGGGTGACCGACTCGCTGATCCAGCTCATCAAGGAGGAGCCCAAGGTCTGCAAGTACCTCGACCTCCCCATCCAGCACATCAGCGACCCGGTGCTCTCCAACATGAAACGCAGAAGCGGCGAGGCCGAGATCAGGACCCTGATCTCCAAGCTGCGCCGCGAGATACCGGACATCGCCATCAGGACCTCGCTCATCGTCGGCTTCCCGGGCGAGACCACCGACGACTTCAAGAAGCTCTTGCAGTTCGTCGAGCAGACCCGCTTCGATCGCCTCGGGGTCTTCTGCTACTCCAGGGAGGATGGGACCCCTGCGGCGGAGATGCCGGACCAGGTGTCCGAGCGGATCAAGAGGGAGCGCCACAAGAAGCTGATGCGGACCCAGGCACGCGTTTCCTTCAAGCACAATAGGACCTTGGTTGACAGTGAAGAGGACGTATTAGTTGAAGGTTACAGCGAAGAAACTGAGCTCTTGCTCAAAGGTCGTTCCTCACGGCAAGCACCTGATGTCGATGGTCTGGTGTATATCACTGCAGGTAATGCCAACGTCGGTGACATAGTGAGATTGAAGATTACTGATTCCTCTGATTACGACTTGATAGGTGAAATCGTAGACTAG
- a CDS encoding YajQ family cyclic di-GMP-binding protein, whose translation MPSFDIVSKVDMQEVDNAINQTVKEIAQRYDFKGSKCEVTLEKENIKVLADDDFKLKAVIDILQSKFIKRNISPKSLQYGKAEQASGSMVRQIITLQVGISKEKAKEIGQVIKETKLKVQSQIQDDQLRVTGKNIDDLQEVIRVLKGKDLDIDMQFVNFRS comes from the coding sequence ATGCCATCGTTCGACATCGTATCCAAGGTCGACATGCAGGAGGTCGACAACGCCATCAACCAGACTGTGAAGGAGATCGCACAGCGCTATGACTTCAAGGGGTCGAAGTGCGAAGTGACCCTGGAGAAGGAAAACATCAAGGTGCTGGCCGACGACGACTTCAAACTGAAGGCGGTCATCGACATACTGCAGTCCAAGTTCATCAAACGCAACATCTCCCCCAAGTCGCTGCAGTACGGCAAGGCGGAGCAGGCCTCCGGCAGCATGGTGCGCCAGATCATCACCCTGCAGGTGGGGATCTCCAAGGAGAAGGCGAAGGAGATCGGTCAGGTCATCAAGGAGACCAAGCTCAAGGTGCAAAGCCAGATCCAGGACGACCAGCTCCGTGTCACCGGAAAGAACATAGACGACCTGCAGGAGGTGATCCGGGTGCTTAAAGGGAAGGACCTCGACATCGATATGCAGTTCGTGAACTTCAGAAGCTAG
- a CDS encoding LolA family protein, with translation MKLIRVSMLVMALVALSATMSFAAELSQVVRTLEQGYAGLNDLQADFSQRSLIRAMRREEKGGGELLIKKGGGKDSMFRFNYTKPKQQIVSNGKTVWYYIPDQKQVMIMDLAHLFEAGNGIAMNYLAGLGQVSRDFKISFADQQRDKNGNYQLELIPNRKSPAMAKLILVIDGKAVETFISKGRPGTPFPVVSSTVVDQAGNSTRMDFSGIKTNRGISDSKFSFKVPAGVEIVKNR, from the coding sequence ATGAAATTGATCAGAGTTTCGATGCTAGTCATGGCGCTGGTTGCGCTTTCCGCAACGATGTCGTTTGCAGCCGAACTTTCGCAGGTGGTCCGGACCCTGGAGCAGGGTTACGCTGGCCTCAACGACCTGCAGGCCGATTTCAGCCAGCGCAGCCTCATCAGGGCGATGCGTCGCGAGGAGAAGGGTGGGGGCGAGCTTCTGATCAAGAAGGGGGGCGGAAAAGACTCCATGTTCCGCTTCAACTACACCAAGCCCAAGCAGCAGATCGTCTCCAACGGCAAGACCGTCTGGTATTACATCCCGGACCAGAAACAGGTGATGATCATGGACCTGGCCCATCTTTTCGAGGCGGGGAACGGCATCGCCATGAACTACCTGGCAGGACTGGGGCAGGTGTCGAGGGACTTCAAGATCAGCTTTGCCGACCAGCAGCGCGACAAAAACGGGAACTACCAACTGGAGCTGATCCCCAACAGGAAAAGCCCGGCCATGGCGAAGCTCATCCTGGTTATCGACGGCAAGGCGGTGGAAACCTTCATCTCCAAGGGGCGCCCCGGGACTCCGTTCCCCGTCGTCTCCTCCACCGTAGTCGACCAAGCGGGAAACAGCACCAGAATGGATTTCAGCGGCATCAAGACCAACCGCGGGATCTCCGACAGCAAGTTCAGCTTCAAGGTCCCCGCGGGGGTTGAAATCGTAAAAAACAGATAA
- a CDS encoding chemotaxis protein CheC, with product MPNPVLQQADLAALTEVCKLGMEHAATALSQLMGKGVSIEVPRLKFVDSEKLAELIEQEQEATTLQLQILGNVRGSIVILLPQQNALRVVELLLGKAPNPEAPLSELERATLMEVGNILASACLNALGNTLKMTLLPSVPTLVSGSDEFFARIQEQGGESESIVMIDAMFSVDDACCGGSIFLVPAASSLEAMLAAL from the coding sequence ATGCCCAATCCCGTCCTGCAACAGGCCGACCTGGCCGCACTGACCGAGGTGTGCAAACTCGGGATGGAACATGCCGCGACCGCCCTGTCTCAGTTGATGGGGAAAGGGGTGTCCATCGAGGTCCCCCGCCTGAAGTTCGTCGACAGCGAGAAGCTGGCCGAACTGATCGAGCAGGAGCAGGAGGCGACGACGCTGCAGCTGCAGATCCTCGGCAACGTCCGGGGGAGCATCGTGATCCTCCTCCCCCAGCAGAACGCGCTGCGCGTCGTGGAACTTTTACTGGGGAAGGCGCCAAATCCCGAAGCACCGCTCTCGGAGCTGGAGCGTGCGACCCTGATGGAGGTCGGCAACATCCTCGCATCGGCCTGCCTGAACGCCCTGGGAAACACGCTCAAGATGACGCTGCTCCCCTCGGTCCCGACCCTGGTGAGCGGAAGCGACGAATTCTTCGCGCGGATCCAGGAGCAGGGAGGCGAAAGCGAGAGCATCGTCATGATCGACGCCATGTTCTCCGTCGACGACGCCTGCTGCGGCGGGAGCATCTTCCTGGTACCGGCCGCCTCCTCGCTGGAGGCGATGCTGGCGGCGCTGTAA
- a CDS encoding chemotaxis protein CheA: MSQYKSLFLSESREYLKTISDQVVALEQAPAERSAVDALFRGAHSLKGMAASMEYGDVVVVAHSMEDLMARVRDGALCFEAGVADLLLEGVDLIDVMLADVEADRECTRPPDDFAERLRGYTPALPKKQAPAGEPPAEHPAPQAAQPGGEPEKAKEPAGEASGTVRVKTELLDHLINLTGELVTNKHRLLNVAQEVASPALNDAVSETGKLLRALHDEVMKVRLMPFEAICDRFQRSVRSLAKKSGKEINFELSGREIGMDRGMLEQLVDPLNHILRNAVDHGMEESAERAAQGKPPRGTVKLSVSRDRDRISIQVSDDGRGMEPQKMIEAAVAKGVITPEEGALLSPRQALMLSCIPGFSTAKVVTDISGRGVGMDAVNAAIQKLGGTLVIESEPGQGSTFTLRLPMTIAIIHALVVQCGNVKGAVPVTGVLRTVELARHQIETMGKRQMFQLDGEAIPLLSLNRILGLPLGRFPNGILPLFVTEAKGRRVGIVVDRFLGQHELFVKPFGRPLCKMAGLAGGATLGDGEIVTILDLAGLL; encoded by the coding sequence ATGTCGCAGTACAAAAGCCTCTTCCTCTCCGAGAGCAGGGAGTACCTGAAGACCATCTCCGACCAGGTGGTCGCCTTGGAGCAGGCTCCTGCCGAGAGAAGCGCCGTCGACGCCCTCTTCAGGGGAGCCCATTCGCTCAAGGGGATGGCCGCCTCTATGGAGTACGGCGACGTCGTGGTGGTGGCGCACAGCATGGAAGACCTGATGGCGCGGGTCCGGGACGGTGCCCTTTGCTTCGAGGCCGGGGTGGCCGATCTGCTCCTGGAGGGTGTGGACCTGATCGACGTCATGCTGGCCGACGTGGAGGCGGACCGGGAATGCACCCGCCCTCCCGACGACTTCGCGGAGAGGCTCCGGGGTTACACGCCGGCTCTCCCGAAAAAGCAAGCGCCCGCGGGGGAGCCCCCGGCGGAGCACCCAGCGCCCCAGGCGGCGCAGCCGGGAGGCGAACCCGAGAAGGCCAAGGAGCCGGCCGGCGAGGCGAGCGGCACGGTGCGGGTGAAGACGGAGCTTCTGGATCACCTGATCAACCTGACCGGCGAGCTGGTCACCAACAAGCACCGGCTGTTGAACGTGGCGCAGGAGGTGGCAAGCCCCGCCTTGAACGACGCGGTCTCCGAGACCGGGAAGCTTCTGCGCGCCCTGCACGACGAGGTCATGAAGGTGCGCCTGATGCCCTTCGAGGCGATCTGCGACCGCTTCCAGCGCTCGGTCCGAAGCCTCGCCAAGAAAAGCGGCAAGGAAATCAACTTCGAGCTGTCCGGCCGCGAGATCGGCATGGACCGCGGCATGCTGGAGCAGTTGGTCGATCCGCTGAACCACATCCTGAGAAACGCCGTGGACCACGGCATGGAGGAAAGCGCAGAGCGGGCGGCGCAGGGCAAGCCCCCCCGCGGGACGGTGAAGCTCTCCGTTTCCCGCGACCGTGACCGCATATCGATCCAGGTAAGCGACGACGGCCGGGGGATGGAACCGCAGAAGATGATTGAAGCGGCCGTCGCCAAGGGGGTGATCACCCCGGAAGAAGGGGCGCTCCTGTCGCCGCGCCAGGCGCTGATGCTCTCCTGCATCCCGGGCTTCTCGACCGCCAAGGTCGTCACCGACATCTCGGGGCGCGGCGTCGGCATGGACGCGGTGAACGCGGCCATCCAGAAGCTTGGGGGAACCCTGGTGATAGAGAGCGAGCCCGGACAGGGAAGCACCTTCACGCTCAGGCTCCCCATGACCATCGCCATCATCCACGCGCTGGTGGTGCAGTGCGGCAACGTGAAAGGGGCGGTCCCGGTGACGGGGGTGCTGCGCACCGTCGAGCTGGCGCGCCACCAGATCGAAACCATGGGAAAGCGGCAGATGTTCCAGCTGGACGGCGAGGCCATCCCGCTTTTGAGCCTGAACCGGATACTGGGCCTGCCGCTGGGGCGTTTCCCCAACGGGATCCTGCCGCTCTTCGTCACCGAGGCGAAGGGGAGGCGGGTCGGCATCGTGGTGGACCGCTTTCTAGGGCAGCACGAACTCTTCGTAAAACCTTTCGGCAGGCCTTTATGCAAGATGGCCGGACTCGCCGGCGGGGCGACGCTCGGGGACGGAGAAATCGTCACCATCCTCGACCTGGCCGGCCTGTTGTGA
- a CDS encoding response regulator codes for MATTVMIVDDSLFMRKMLRDILTEEGYEITAEASDGNEAIEKYQECRPDLVTLDIVMPNKTGIEALQIIMVLDPQARVVMCSAIGQESMTEAAAKAGAKAFILKPFNPELVARTLREVAEG; via the coding sequence ATGGCCACTACGGTCATGATAGTCGACGACTCGCTGTTCATGAGAAAGATGCTCCGTGACATCCTAACCGAAGAGGGTTACGAGATCACCGCCGAGGCGTCCGACGGCAATGAGGCAATTGAGAAGTACCAGGAGTGCCGCCCCGATCTCGTCACGCTGGACATCGTGATGCCCAACAAGACCGGCATCGAGGCGCTGCAGATAATCATGGTGCTCGACCCGCAGGCGCGCGTGGTGATGTGCTCGGCCATCGGGCAGGAATCGATGACCGAGGCGGCCGCGAAGGCGGGGGCCAAGGCTTTCATCCTGAAGCCGTTCAATCCGGAGCTTGTGGCGCGCACCCTTAGGGAAGTGGCCGAGGGATAG
- a CDS encoding chemotaxis protein CheW codes for MIPERLILFTLGGEEFACSLQQIGEVMEPLQSYPFAGAPAHYLGLINFHGNLTALVDLALYLGLKSRPIPGKLLVLDPRLAHLALKVDGVSAIIASDLVTGEEPGEDPLTEAYLETPSGRVRLLQLEALIDELENGLKQAPARI; via the coding sequence GTGATCCCGGAACGGCTGATCCTTTTCACGCTGGGGGGGGAGGAATTCGCCTGCAGCCTGCAGCAGATCGGCGAGGTGATGGAGCCTCTGCAAAGCTACCCCTTCGCCGGCGCCCCCGCGCATTACCTGGGGCTGATCAACTTCCACGGCAACCTCACCGCGCTCGTGGACCTGGCTCTTTATCTCGGGCTCAAAAGCCGCCCCATCCCCGGCAAGCTCCTGGTGCTCGACCCGAGGCTCGCCCATTTGGCGCTCAAGGTGGACGGGGTGAGCGCCATCATCGCCTCCGACCTCGTAACCGGCGAAGAGCCGGGGGAAGACCCGCTTACCGAGGCGTACCTGGAGACCCCAAGTGGGCGCGTGCGGCTTTTGCAGCTGGAGGCCCTGATCGACGAGCTGGAGAACGGGCTCAAGCAGGCCCCCGCCCGCATCTAG
- a CDS encoding methyl-accepting chemotaxis protein: MYIQIGYKFILGFLTVVAAVAFVPSWVAALDYSPELTSILSYVVALTIGLILGSFFSKSFTKNIALLRGATESISEGDLSSDLVFPATRFPDETHSMAVSINAMLVSLRTLVRQIRETAERVSESTRTLNSSALEINASTEEVAQAIEQISGGAETQAEMLVRSSKVIHEMAISVDLVARRARETAKAARETSITAQRGGELANDSLERMKSFFDSVELIGMQFMDLNGKLQQVGKIADFIVDMARQTNLLALNASIEAARAGEYGKGFGVVAEEVRKLADGSAKSATDIVEMIDLVKMESRKLQETITDSSRGIIAGKKNVDTTAESFKEILATVIDTERKANSIADLSQMQNTGAEKMVSMVDEIAKVAEDNAASTEEVSAATEQQHSAMQEMVFQTVELSKLAEELLRSVEKFQVQGEPGQ; encoded by the coding sequence ATGTACATTCAAATCGGGTACAAGTTCATCCTGGGATTCCTGACCGTGGTCGCGGCCGTAGCCTTTGTCCCCTCGTGGGTGGCTGCCCTGGACTACTCCCCCGAACTCACCAGCATACTCTCCTACGTAGTCGCGCTCACCATAGGGCTCATCCTCGGCTCCTTCTTCTCCAAGAGCTTCACCAAGAACATCGCCCTCCTGCGCGGGGCCACCGAGTCGATCAGCGAGGGGGATCTCTCCAGCGACCTCGTGTTCCCGGCAACCCGTTTCCCCGACGAGACCCACAGCATGGCCGTCTCCATTAACGCCATGCTGGTAAGCCTCAGGACCCTGGTCCGCCAGATCCGGGAGACGGCCGAAAGGGTTTCGGAATCCACCAGGACGCTCAACTCCTCCGCGCTTGAAATCAACGCCTCTACCGAGGAGGTGGCGCAAGCGATCGAGCAGATCTCCGGCGGCGCCGAGACCCAGGCCGAGATGCTCGTCCGCAGCTCCAAGGTGATCCACGAGATGGCGATCTCCGTCGACCTGGTGGCGCGCCGGGCCAGGGAAACGGCCAAAGCCGCCCGCGAGACCAGCATCACGGCGCAGCGCGGCGGCGAGCTCGCCAACGATTCGCTGGAGCGGATGAAGAGCTTCTTCGACAGCGTCGAGCTGATTGGGATGCAGTTCATGGACCTGAACGGCAAGCTGCAGCAGGTAGGGAAGATCGCCGACTTCATCGTGGACATGGCGCGCCAGACCAACCTCCTCGCCTTGAACGCGTCCATCGAGGCGGCCCGCGCGGGAGAATACGGCAAAGGTTTCGGCGTGGTTGCCGAAGAGGTAAGAAAGCTCGCCGACGGCAGCGCCAAGAGCGCCACAGATATCGTGGAGATGATCGACCTGGTCAAGATGGAAAGCCGCAAGCTGCAGGAGACCATCACCGACAGTTCGCGCGGCATCATCGCCGGAAAGAAGAACGTGGACACCACCGCGGAGTCGTTCAAGGAGATCCTGGCCACCGTCATCGATACCGAGCGCAAGGCCAACTCCATCGCGGACCTGTCGCAGATGCAGAACACCGGCGCGGAGAAGATGGTGAGCATGGTGGACGAGATAGCCAAAGTGGCCGAGGACAACGCCGCCTCCACCGAGGAGGTCTCCGCCGCGACCGAGCAGCAGCATTCCGCCATGCAGGAGATGGTGTTCCAGACCGTGGAGCTCTCCAAGCTCGCCGAGGAATTGCTCCGCTCCGTCGAGAAGTTCCAGGTGCAAGGGGAGCCGGGTCAGTGA
- a CDS encoding CheR family methyltransferase yields the protein MIDGFKGGTEPDIAPETFDVIGRILKARSGFTLDGYKDKCVKRRIHIRVRATQSPSPEAYGMLLTESPAEQERLLRVLTIHVSHFFRNPPVFERLAVDILPQLISERRELNILSVGCAGGEEPYTVALILKERFPQALEEGRISLRAVDVDVSTLEHAREGVYHPDRLAEVPPELLSRWFTPQDGRFRLSQEIRSLVSFSQADLNQPQQWPRCDLVLCRNVLIYFERERQETILNGFADALFPGGCLVLGKSETLFGAPRNRFKTFCPVERIYRAIA from the coding sequence ATGATAGACGGTTTTAAAGGCGGCACCGAGCCGGACATCGCCCCGGAAACCTTCGACGTCATAGGCCGCATCCTGAAGGCACGCTCCGGCTTCACCCTGGACGGTTACAAGGACAAGTGCGTCAAAAGGCGCATACACATAAGGGTCCGCGCCACCCAGTCCCCCTCCCCCGAGGCTTACGGCATGCTTCTGACCGAAAGCCCCGCCGAGCAGGAGCGCCTGCTGCGGGTACTCACCATCCACGTTTCCCATTTTTTCAGGAACCCCCCCGTCTTCGAAAGGCTCGCCGTCGATATCCTGCCGCAGCTGATAAGCGAGCGCAGGGAGCTCAACATCCTCAGTGTCGGCTGCGCAGGGGGAGAGGAGCCGTACACGGTCGCCTTGATCCTCAAGGAACGGTTTCCCCAGGCGCTGGAAGAGGGGCGCATCTCCCTTCGCGCCGTTGACGTCGACGTCTCTACGCTGGAGCACGCAAGAGAAGGGGTCTACCACCCGGACCGGCTGGCCGAGGTCCCGCCCGAACTTTTGTCGCGCTGGTTCACCCCGCAGGACGGGCGCTTTCGCCTGTCCCAGGAGATCCGCTCCCTGGTCAGCTTCAGCCAGGCGGACCTGAACCAGCCGCAGCAGTGGCCGCGCTGCGACCTGGTGCTGTGCCGCAACGTGCTGATCTACTTCGAAAGAGAGCGCCAGGAGACCATCCTGAACGGCTTCGCCGACGCCCTGTTCCCTGGCGGCTGCCTGGTGCTGGGAAAGTCGGAGACGCTTTTTGGCGCCCCACGCAACCGTTTCAAGACCTTCTGTCCCGTGGAGCGCATCTACCGGGCCATCGCCTAA
- a CDS encoding pyridoxal phosphate-dependent aminotransferase, protein MRNEIVAPGAGELTYEIRNIVTVAEKVQRLGVKINWENIGDPIVKGENIPLWMKEIVAAEAMNDDSYAYCPTRGVLETREFICEITNKRGGAQITPDDIIFFNGLGDAIAKVYGNLRPESRVLMPSPTYTTHSIGEAAHANAVPVCYRLKPEDNWYPDMDDLECHVKYNPQIAGIMMINPDNPTGMVYPVEVLKQIVEIARKYDLFIIADEVYSNIVYNGEKTVPISDVIGQVPAIAMKGISKELPWPGSRCGWIEVYNADRDPRFNKFVNSILSSKMNEVCSTTLPQRCLPAVMKHPEYHNYLNERITRYEKMSNITYEALSKVPELAVNRTNGAFYMAVPFKPGVLNNTQTLPIKNPEIRQLVEGIVNQPGVAPDKRFVYYILAHTGICVVPLSSFNTELLGFRVTLLERDEAECRRIYRTLTENIATYLAS, encoded by the coding sequence ATGCGCAACGAGATAGTCGCTCCCGGCGCGGGAGAACTTACCTACGAGATCAGGAACATCGTTACGGTTGCCGAGAAGGTGCAACGCTTAGGGGTGAAGATCAACTGGGAGAACATAGGCGACCCCATCGTCAAGGGGGAGAACATCCCGCTCTGGATGAAGGAGATCGTGGCGGCCGAGGCGATGAACGACGACAGCTACGCCTACTGCCCGACCCGCGGCGTCCTGGAGACCCGCGAGTTCATCTGCGAGATCACCAACAAGCGCGGGGGCGCGCAGATCACCCCCGACGACATAATCTTCTTCAACGGCCTGGGCGACGCCATCGCCAAGGTGTACGGCAACCTGCGCCCCGAAAGCCGCGTGCTCATGCCCTCCCCCACCTACACCACCCACTCCATCGGCGAGGCGGCCCACGCGAACGCGGTGCCGGTCTGCTACCGCTTGAAGCCCGAGGACAACTGGTACCCGGACATGGACGACCTCGAGTGCCACGTGAAGTACAACCCGCAGATCGCCGGGATCATGATGATCAACCCGGACAACCCGACCGGGATGGTGTACCCGGTGGAGGTGCTGAAGCAGATCGTCGAGATCGCGAGGAAATACGACCTCTTCATCATCGCCGACGAGGTGTACAGCAACATCGTCTACAACGGCGAGAAGACGGTCCCCATCTCGGACGTAATCGGGCAGGTCCCCGCGATCGCAATGAAAGGGATCTCCAAGGAACTCCCGTGGCCCGGCTCCCGCTGCGGCTGGATCGAGGTGTACAACGCCGACCGCGACCCGCGCTTCAACAAGTTCGTCAACTCCATCCTCTCCTCCAAGATGAACGAGGTCTGCTCCACCACGCTGCCGCAGCGCTGCCTGCCGGCGGTGATGAAGCACCCCGAGTACCACAACTACCTGAACGAGCGCATCACCCGCTACGAGAAGATGAGCAACATCACCTATGAGGCGCTCTCGAAGGTGCCGGAGCTGGCCGTGAACCGCACCAACGGCGCCTTCTACATGGCGGTCCCCTTCAAGCCGGGGGTCCTGAACAACACCCAGACCCTCCCCATCAAGAACCCGGAGATCCGGCAGTTGGTCGAGGGGATCGTGAACCAGCCGGGAGTGGCGCCGGACAAGCGTTTCGTCTATTACATCCTGGCGCACACGGGGATCTGCGTGGTTCCCCTCTCCTCCTTCAACACGGAGCTCCTCGGGTTCAGGGTAACCCTCCTGGAGCGGGACGAGGCGGAGTGCCGCAGGATCTACCGGACCCTCACCGAGAACATCGCCACCTACCTCGCCTCCTAG
- a CDS encoding VOC family protein, with the protein MVEKIKNIVVFVNDFPAARRFYREQLALAPGQETEYMMEFLPAEGTALGVALAMHDDAKKLVGRHTGITFNVKGLEDLCAKLTAGGARFTEPLMVTPYGKMAVVADPDGNEFALVEM; encoded by the coding sequence ATGGTAGAGAAAATTAAGAATATCGTGGTATTCGTCAACGACTTCCCGGCGGCGCGCCGGTTTTACCGCGAGCAGCTCGCTCTCGCCCCCGGGCAGGAGACGGAATACATGATGGAGTTCCTCCCCGCCGAGGGTACCGCCCTCGGTGTCGCGCTCGCCATGCACGACGACGCGAAGAAGCTCGTCGGGCGCCACACCGGCATCACCTTCAACGTGAAGGGGCTCGAGGATCTCTGCGCGAAGCTTACCGCCGGCGGCGCCCGCTTCACCGAGCCGCTCATGGTTACCCCCTACGGGAAGATGGCCGTCGTGGCCGACCCCGACGGAAACGAGTTCGCGCTGGTGGAGATGTGA